A DNA window from Chelativorans sp. AA-79 contains the following coding sequences:
- a CDS encoding DUF2274 domain-containing protein — MTKLKLGPIVEDKPVKVTVELPGPLHRDLAAYAEVLARETGQLAADPVRLIVPMLERFIATDRGFTKARRSVQPPKSKV; from the coding sequence ATGACCAAGCTGAAACTCGGTCCCATCGTCGAGGACAAGCCCGTCAAGGTCACGGTGGAGCTGCCGGGGCCGCTCCATCGCGATCTAGCTGCCTATGCCGAGGTGCTGGCCCGCGAGACGGGCCAGCTCGCCGCTGATCCGGTCAGGCTGATCGTGCCGATGCTGGAGCGCTTCATCGCCACCGACAGGGGGTTCACGAAAGCACGGCGCTCCGTCCAGCCTCCGAAGTCGAAGGTCTGA
- a CDS encoding TrbI/VirB10 family protein, which translates to MSDTETAAPMRLRAETPRVTRLSRKMLAGVGAVALLGIGGALIYALQTRDAGPGGEELYSTSNRQTADGLAGLPSDYSGPILGPALPGDLGRPILDAQTRGQPVAAPAIATPAVDPEEERRRAEEEAARLSNVFFQTGPRSGGTAETAMPGMAGIGLQPDGTGQNRHTAFLNGPVDRQTVAPDRVTPPASPYILQAGAVIPAALITGIRSDLPGQITAQVTENVYDSPTGSLLLIPQGTRIIGQYDDGVTFGQRRVLLVWNRLILPGGRSIVLERLPGADASGYAGLEDGVDYHWWDLMKAAGLSTLLAVGTELATSDEDRLIRAIRDGAQDTVNQAGQQIVQRQLQVAPTLTIRPGFPVRIIVTRDLVFESAGG; encoded by the coding sequence ATGAGCGATACCGAAACCGCAGCCCCCATGCGCTTGCGCGCCGAAACGCCCCGTGTCACGCGCCTGTCGCGCAAGATGCTGGCAGGCGTCGGCGCTGTCGCCTTGCTCGGCATCGGCGGCGCGCTGATATACGCGCTCCAGACCCGCGACGCAGGACCGGGCGGCGAAGAACTCTATTCGACCAGCAACCGGCAAACCGCCGATGGGCTGGCGGGCCTACCGAGCGACTATAGCGGCCCCATTCTGGGGCCGGCATTGCCCGGCGACCTCGGTCGTCCGATCCTCGATGCGCAGACAAGGGGCCAGCCGGTTGCAGCGCCCGCCATCGCAACGCCCGCCGTCGATCCCGAGGAAGAACGCCGCCGCGCCGAGGAAGAGGCCGCGCGGCTTAGCAACGTGTTCTTCCAAACCGGACCTCGTTCCGGCGGTACAGCGGAAACTGCCATGCCCGGAATGGCCGGGATAGGCTTGCAGCCGGACGGCACAGGACAGAACAGGCACACGGCTTTCCTCAATGGCCCGGTCGACCGGCAGACCGTCGCGCCGGATCGCGTCACGCCGCCGGCATCGCCCTACATCCTTCAGGCCGGGGCCGTGATCCCGGCCGCGCTCATCACCGGCATCCGCTCCGACCTTCCGGGCCAGATCACCGCGCAGGTGACGGAGAACGTCTATGACAGCCCGACCGGCTCGCTGTTGCTGATCCCACAGGGCACCCGCATCATCGGCCAATACGACGACGGCGTGACCTTCGGCCAGCGCCGCGTCCTGCTTGTCTGGAATCGCCTGATCCTGCCGGGCGGCCGTTCCATCGTTCTGGAGCGCCTGCCGGGAGCGGATGCTTCCGGCTATGCCGGGCTTGAGGATGGCGTCGATTATCACTGGTGGGATCTGATGAAGGCGGCTGGGCTTTCCACGCTGCTCGCGGTAGGCACAGAGCTGGCCACCAGCGACGAAGACCGGCTGATCCGCGCGATCCGCGACGGTGCGCAGGATACCGTCAATCAGGCCGGGCAGCAGATCGTTCAGCGCCAGTTGCAGGTCGCGCCGACGCTGACCATCCGGCCCGGCTTCCCGGTCAGAATCATTGTAACCCGCGACCTTGTATTCGAATCCGCAGGAGGTTGA
- a CDS encoding MFS transporter: protein MSTASQIPKPPVTSSPASTTLPLAVIATAQLMVVLDDTVANVALPTLQNDLGMSVANLPWVINAYILAFGGLLLFGGRLGDLYGRRRMLQLGMAIFTVASLFVGLAQDGVSVIASRGLQGIGAALTAPNALALIATTFPEGKARNGAMAVYGAMSGLGIIAGLILGGLLTGLLGWRWAFFINIPIGLAVLAGSRTLVEAELHKGRPDLAGALTSIVGMAALVYGITRGGEHGWTDSITLAAFVTAAVLLPLFLILQSRSKDPLLPPRLFKDRNRAGSYFAMLLLGFGPMGMLYLLTLYLQHILGYSPILTALAFLPFGAGIILGAVVSSKLVTRFAPREVAAPAALIGGAALYWLSTIGQELDYIWHFMPAAFLTAFGFVGAVIALALTAVKGVQAQETGIASALFNASQQIGVALGLAVLSTIAVSVTAGRFPDALAALYRAREAGDAEMVQSASDALIHGYGLALVGAGVALVVAAVIAAVLVNARRGKVSTGSMPVH, encoded by the coding sequence ATGTCTACGGCCTCTCAAATCCCGAAGCCCCCAGTGACTTCTTCACCTGCAAGCACGACTTTGCCGCTGGCCGTCATTGCGACGGCCCAGCTCATGGTGGTGCTTGACGATACCGTTGCGAACGTCGCCCTGCCAACACTCCAGAACGATCTCGGAATGTCGGTTGCTAACCTGCCCTGGGTAATCAACGCTTACATTCTCGCCTTTGGCGGGTTGCTGCTGTTCGGCGGCAGGCTCGGCGATCTTTATGGCCGCCGACGCATGTTGCAACTCGGCATGGCGATCTTCACCGTCGCCTCCCTGTTCGTCGGGCTGGCTCAGGACGGCGTGAGTGTGATCGCTTCGCGCGGCCTGCAGGGGATAGGCGCGGCACTGACCGCGCCGAATGCCCTGGCGCTGATCGCCACGACATTTCCCGAGGGCAAGGCCCGCAATGGGGCGATGGCCGTTTACGGGGCAATGTCGGGTCTTGGCATCATCGCCGGGCTGATCCTCGGCGGGTTGCTCACAGGGCTGCTCGGCTGGCGCTGGGCGTTTTTCATCAACATTCCCATCGGCCTCGCTGTACTGGCCGGATCGAGAACGCTTGTCGAGGCGGAACTGCACAAGGGTCGCCCTGATCTAGCGGGCGCGCTCACCAGCATCGTCGGCATGGCCGCGCTCGTCTACGGGATCACCCGTGGCGGCGAGCATGGTTGGACCGACAGCATCACGCTCGCCGCATTCGTCACCGCCGCGGTGCTATTGCCGCTGTTCCTGATCCTGCAGTCGCGCAGCAAGGATCCGCTTCTGCCGCCGCGCCTGTTCAAGGATCGCAACCGAGCCGGTTCTTACTTTGCCATGCTGCTGCTCGGCTTCGGTCCGATGGGCATGCTGTATCTGTTGACGCTCTATTTGCAGCATATCCTTGGCTACAGTCCGATTCTAACCGCTCTGGCGTTTCTGCCCTTCGGTGCGGGTATTATCCTTGGGGCCGTTGTCAGTTCCAAGCTCGTCACGCGGTTTGCGCCGCGTGAGGTGGCGGCACCGGCCGCACTGATCGGTGGTGCTGCCTTGTACTGGCTCTCCACGATCGGACAGGAACTCGACTATATCTGGCATTTCATGCCGGCTGCCTTTCTCACCGCTTTCGGTTTCGTGGGGGCGGTGATCGCGCTGGCGCTGACCGCCGTGAAGGGTGTGCAGGCACAGGAGACCGGCATCGCATCGGCGCTCTTCAATGCCTCGCAACAGATCGGCGTCGCCTTGGGGCTAGCCGTCCTTTCGACCATCGCTGTTTCGGTCACGGCCGGCCGATTTCCGGATGCTCTCGCCGCGCTCTATCGCGCACGGGAAGCCGGCGACGCCGAAATGGTGCAATCGGCCAGCGATGCACTGATCCATGGGTATGGTCTTGCGCTTGTGGGAGCTGGAGTCGCTCTCGTCGTCGCCGCCGTCATCGCGGCGGTGCTGGTAAATGCCAGGAGGGGAAAGGTCTCAACAGGCAGTATGCCTGTGCATTGA
- a CDS encoding DUF411 domain-containing protein: protein MRNDHRISRRAILTAAGAIPLLMLIPGWGHAEALPLVSVTKDPSCGCCDGWVAHIEAAGFPVRVVESVDMDGLKRRLGVPAELASCHTAEVGGYVVEGHVPAPAIRRLLAERPDARGLAVPDMPAGSPGMDFPGVDPEPYEAFLFGPTTRTFGRFIGPREI, encoded by the coding sequence ATGAGAAACGATCACCGCATCAGCCGGCGCGCCATTCTGACGGCTGCCGGCGCAATCCCACTGCTGATGCTCATTCCAGGGTGGGGACATGCCGAAGCGCTGCCTCTGGTGAGCGTCACCAAGGATCCGTCCTGCGGCTGCTGCGATGGCTGGGTCGCGCATATCGAGGCAGCGGGGTTCCCGGTGCGGGTTGTGGAATCCGTCGATATGGACGGCCTCAAGCGGCGACTCGGTGTGCCGGCCGAACTGGCGTCGTGCCACACCGCCGAGGTGGGCGGCTATGTGGTCGAGGGCCACGTGCCTGCCCCGGCAATCCGCCGCCTGCTGGCCGAACGACCTGACGCGAGGGGGCTTGCTGTCCCCGACATGCCTGCCGGGTCACCCGGCATGGATTTTCCCGGAGTCGATCCCGAACCATATGAAGCGTTCCTGTTCGGCCCGACCACCCGCACCTTCGGGCGCTTCATCGGGCCACGGGAAATCTAG
- a CDS encoding LysR family transcriptional regulator, with protein MAVVEHGSFRKAGVALGRSQSAVSRCIARLEDEIGASLFHRHTWGVSPTYAAQRFLKHARRVIRTVGEGAQEAASAGRSEEGSVRIGIYSSIASGFLAELLARYGRRHSGVRIEMVDGNPVEHVAAIRQLGLDVAFITGTRDWPDCESVLLWSERVFVVLPDDHTLANKEEVVWRDLADETFIVSETAPGQEIYDHLVRRLADLGRHPEIQVQYVSRDNLVPMVALGQGLTLVSEAMTVAQFPGVVYRPILGEILPFSAVWSASNDNPAFRRFLSLAKAMAIRPSTSEAGRSAVLS; from the coding sequence GTGGCTGTGGTCGAGCACGGCAGTTTTCGTAAAGCCGGAGTTGCGCTTGGGCGGTCGCAATCTGCGGTCAGTCGGTGCATTGCCAGGCTGGAAGACGAGATTGGCGCCTCCCTGTTTCACCGGCACACATGGGGCGTATCACCAACCTATGCCGCCCAGCGATTCCTAAAACACGCTCGCAGGGTCATCAGGACCGTGGGAGAGGGCGCTCAAGAGGCTGCCTCCGCAGGTCGTTCGGAAGAAGGAAGTGTCCGGATCGGTATCTATTCGTCAATCGCTTCAGGCTTTTTGGCGGAACTGCTGGCGAGGTACGGAAGACGCCACAGCGGGGTCAGGATCGAGATGGTTGACGGCAATCCCGTCGAGCATGTCGCGGCGATCCGGCAACTCGGTCTCGACGTCGCCTTCATCACGGGAACGCGGGATTGGCCGGACTGCGAGAGCGTCCTCTTGTGGTCGGAGCGTGTGTTCGTGGTCTTGCCTGACGATCATACCTTGGCCAATAAGGAGGAAGTCGTCTGGCGCGATCTGGCCGACGAGACTTTTATCGTCAGCGAGACCGCCCCAGGACAGGAAATCTATGATCATCTGGTGCGCCGGCTCGCAGATCTCGGCAGGCATCCCGAGATCCAGGTGCAATATGTCAGCCGAGATAATCTCGTACCGATGGTAGCCCTCGGCCAAGGTCTGACGCTGGTGAGCGAAGCCATGACCGTCGCGCAGTTTCCAGGTGTGGTTTACCGGCCGATCCTCGGCGAGATACTGCCGTTTTCGGCTGTCTGGTCGGCGAGTAACGACAATCCCGCCTTCCGTCGCTTTCTCAGTCTGGCGAAAGCAATGGCCATCAGACCTTCGACTTCGGAGGCTGGACGGAGCGCCGTGCTTTCGTGA